The Deinococcus sedimenti genome segment CGCCCATGAACTCGTGCCCCAGGATGTCGCCCTTCTCCATGCTGGGAATCACGCCGTCGAGCAGGTGCAGGTCCGACCCGCAGATGGCGGTGGACGTGATTTTCACGATCGCGTCGGTGGGAAGAAGAAGTGTGGGATCGGGGACGGTCTCCACGCCCACCTTGTTGGTGCCCTGCCAGACGATGGCCTTCACGCCTGCCCCCCGGCGCGGGCGCTGCTCTGGCCTTCGGTGGTGGGCGCAAAGCCCAGTTCCTGCTCACGCTTGAAACGCATCAGGTCGTCCCGCAGCTGCTGCGCGGGCTCCTCGCCGAACAGCCGCGCGGCGATCGCCCCGGCCGACCCGCCCGGCGGCCGGTACGCGAGGCGCACGGCGACCTCGGTGCCCCGGTCACCCGGCGCGGGGCGGAACAGCACCTCGCCGTGGTTCTCGACCGCCGCGCCCGGCAGGGCCGCCCAGGCGATCCGGCGGCCCGGCTCGTCCGCCGTGAGTGCCGCCTCCCAGCTGACCGTCCCGGTGGGCGCCTCGACCGTCCAGTGGGACCGGCGCTCGTCGAGCACCTCCACCGCCTTGAGGTGCGTCATCAGCCGGGGCAGGCCCGCCAGATCACGCCACACGCGGTACAGGTCATCCGCTGGCTTGCCGATGGTGACCGCGTCACTGACGAGCACCTCGCCCTGCGGCGTCTGCCGGATCTTAAGCGCCGTCGCCAGCGGGTTGCGGCCCGTGGCGGCCATGGCGGCCAGCCCGGCGCCCACGCTGCCCAGCACGATCTTCTGCAGGGGCCGGGCGCTGCGCAGCCCTGCGCCCATCAGGGCCATGCCCACGCTGCCCATCACGGACCGTTCCAGCGCCGGGAGCTGCCCGGCCGCGTCGGTCTGAGGTTCGGTGGTTGGGGGGCTCGTTTCGGGTGGGGGGGTGGGTCGGTCTTTGCTCATGGGGAACCTCCGGAAGTGGCGCGCGGGCGCGGCAGGAAAGGGAGACGGACGCAGGGCACGCGGGAGCTGAGGGGCCAGTCCACCCCGGGGCGGCCCGGCACATTGCGCGTCGGCGCACCGTGTGACCGTCCCCTCAAGGCTCAGTTCAGGTCGCCGCTGCGGCGCTGCCCGTGCGCTCCGCGCTGGTTGAACTCCGCTTCCGCCGCGCGCTTGATGGGATTTCCCTGAGTGACGGGGCCCTCCACGTCCCGGCCCGCCCGCGTGACGTCCGCGCCCGCCGGGGCGGGTAGCAACCGATTCGTCAGGGCCATCAGGTCCGCCGTGAGCTGCGGCGCCAGCGCCTGCCCCACGCGCAGCAGCCACGCCGGGCCGCCCACCATCGTCTCCGCGTCCCCCCGCACCAGGGCGTTCACGATCCGCCGCGCCGCCTCCCGCGCATCCAGCGACACCACCGGCAGGGTGTCCGCCGTGGCGAACCACGCGTACTCCTGCGCGTGGCGGCCCTTCACGCTGGCGTTCATGGGACTCCCGGTGCGCATCAGGCCCGGCAGCACCGTCGTCACCGTGATGCCCTCGCGCGCCAGCTCCGAGCGCAGCGCCTGACCCAGCCCCGCCGACGCGAACTTGCTCACCGAGTACGGCGCCAGATGCGGCACCGCCACCCGCCCCCCCACCGACGACACGATCAGCACCCGCCCGCCGCCCCGCAGGTGTGGGCGCGCCGCGAGCGTCAGGCGCAGGGGCGCCAGGGCGTTGACCTCCAGGATGGACCTGAAGTCGGCCTCGGTCATGTCCGCCAGCGGTCCCACCTGAATGAGCCCCGCGTTGTTCACGAG includes the following:
- a CDS encoding SRPBCC family protein, producing MSKDRPTPPPETSPPTTEPQTDAAGQLPALERSVMGSVGMALMGAGLRSARPLQKIVLGSVGAGLAAMAATGRNPLATALKIRQTPQGEVLVSDAVTIGKPADDLYRVWRDLAGLPRLMTHLKAVEVLDERRSHWTVEAPTGTVSWEAALTADEPGRRIAWAALPGAAVENHGEVLFRPAPGDRGTEVAVRLAYRPPGGSAGAIAARLFGEEPAQQLRDDLMRFKREQELGFAPTTEGQSSARAGGQA
- a CDS encoding SDR family NAD(P)-dependent oxidoreductase: MRLPKRLLLTAAVGAVAARRALRAPYDLTGRAALITGGSRGLGLALAHELLERGANVTLMARTAADLERARERLNAGTRVQVVVGDVTSGADLDRAVQETVRAHGRLDVLVNNAGLIQVGPLADMTEADFRSILEVNALAPLRLTLAARPHLRGGGRVLIVSSVGGRVAVPHLAPYSVSKFASAGLGQALRSELAREGITVTTVLPGLMRTGSPMNASVKGRHAQEYAWFATADTLPVVSLDAREAARRIVNALVRGDAETMVGGPAWLLRVGQALAPQLTADLMALTNRLLPAPAGADVTRAGRDVEGPVTQGNPIKRAAEAEFNQRGAHGQRRSGDLN